A DNA window from Hordeum vulgare subsp. vulgare chromosome 1H, MorexV3_pseudomolecules_assembly, whole genome shotgun sequence contains the following coding sequences:
- the LOC123404801 gene encoding uncharacterized protein LOC123404801 — protein sequence MASSTCSDDKVDPLVQKHAPAGIPEALTTTKKKKKKVLIAVPEYDVRSVLAYKDEPVDLEVPDYLIRENPKQAAVMFMIKANLAMYNEHTKARMLEEQRDFKHQLKTKGRVTYELEVDEDDPRFKDECTTSSAGAGRRRHRPGVMKKQDGQIKRLN from the coding sequence ATGGCGAGCTCGACTTGTTCCGATGACAAGGTTGATCCCCTGGTTCAGAAACACGCACCCGCCGGAATCCCGGAGGCGCttacgacgacgaagaagaagaagaagaaggtgttgATTGCGGTGCCAGAATATGATGTGAGAAGTGTCCTCGCTTACAAGGATGAACCCGTGGATTTGGAGGTGCCCGACTACTTGATCAGGGAAAACCCGAAACAGGCTGCGGTCATGTTCATGATAAAGGCCAACCTGGCCATGTACAACGAGCACACCAAGGCACGGATGCTCGAGGAGCAGAGAGACTTTAAGCACCAACTAAAAACCAAGGGCAGAGTCACCTACGAGCTCGAGGTTGATGAGGACGATCCGAGATTTAAAGATGAATGCACCACCAGCTCTGCTGGAGCAGGACGGAGGAGGCACCGCCCGGGCGTCATGAAAAAGCAAGACGGACAGATCAAGAGGCTAAattaa
- the LOC123447023 gene encoding cation/H(+) antiporter 20 translates to MSVSSAEMAAVKTSSNGMWQGDDPLHFAFPLLILQTLLILLLSRVLALLLRPLRQPKVIAEIVAGILLGPSALGRNKAYLRALFPPWSAPVLESVASLGLLFFLFLVGLELDLRSVRRSGRRAFAIAAAGISLPFACGVGVAFVIRRAIPGADQAGYAPFLVFMGVAMSITAFPVLARILAELKLLTTAIGETALAAAAFNDVAAWVLLALAVAISGSGDDRRSPVTSLWVLLSGAAFVAVWMLAVKPLMSWVARRSDSGGGGSVWVAFTLAGVLASGLATDMIGIHAIFGAFVFGLTVPKDGGFAGRVTERVEDLVSELLLPLYFASSGLKTDVATIRGGGALGILALIIVTACAGKIMGTFAVAMACGMGAKEAIVLGVLMNTKGLVELIVLNIGRERKVLNEETFAILVLMALVTTFITTPTVMAIYKPARATGHRRRHPRKLHGPTSAPSSPSSAAGGAGGANAMELRVLACIHGGHDVPALINLIETIRGHTQPRRLVKLYILRMVELTERTSSILMARAARRNGLPFLRPYRRGDDQVDVAFGTYAQLGHVHVRPMTAVSALHTMHDDVAAVAEDKRVSLIVLPFHKRQHAGHGHGHGGGDEVENLGPEWRAVNRRILREAPCSVAVLVDRSFGGGEQVSSEQVAHGVCVLFFGGPDDREALELAGRMAEHPGVQLTVVRFLDGKAGSEEHAEVTLRPTDARNAEKSYTFSTAVVNGHKEKELDEAAVAEFRLRMGDAVRFEERVVAGNVVEEVVAIGKSREYGLVVAGRGRLPSAMVAELAVRPAEHPELGPIGDTLASAGHGVTSSVLVVQQHDVNADEVPVSVVQIDGHAHDGEHGKDDVEEP, encoded by the exons ATGTCCGTGTCGTCGGCGGAGATGGCGGCGGTGAAGACGTCGTCCAACGGGATGTGGCAGGGCGACGACCCGCTGCACTTCGCCTTCCCGCTCCTCATCCTGCAGACGCTGCTCATCCTTCTCCTCAGCCGCGTCCTGGCCCTGCTCCTCCGCCCGCTCCGCCAGCCCAAGGTCATCGCCGAGATCGTCGCCGGCATCCTGCTCGGCCCCTCCGCGCTCGGCCGCAACAAGGCCTACCTCCGCGCGCTCTTCCCGCCCTGGAGCGCGCCGGTGCTCGAGTCCGTCGCCAGCCTcggcctcctcttcttcctcttcctcgtcgggCTCGAGCTCGACCTCCGCTCCGTCAggcgcagcggccgccgcgccttcGCCATCGCCGCGGCCGGGATCTCGCTCCCGTTCGCGTGCGGGGTGGGTGTGGCCTTCGTCATCCGACGCGCCATCCCGGGCGCCGACCAGGCGGGGTACGCGCCGTTTCTGGTCTTCATGGGTGTCGCCATGTCCATCACCGCGTTCCCCGTGCTCGCGCGCATCCTCGCCGAGCTCAAGCTGCTCACCACGGCCATCGGGGAGACGGCGCTGGCCGCCGCCGCGTTCAACGACGTTGCGGCCTGGGTGCTGCTCGCGCTCGCCGTGGCCATCTCCGGCAGTGGCGACGACCGGCGCAGCCCCGTCACCTCCCTCTGGGTGCTCCTTTCGGGCGCCGCTTTCGTGGCCGTGTGGATGCTGGCCGTCAAGCCGCTCATGTCGTGGGTGGCGCGGCGGTCGGACTCCGGCGGCGGCGGGTCCGTCTGGGTGGCCTTCACGCTCGCGGGCGTCCTCGCCTCCGGGCTCGCCACAGACATGATCGGCATCCACGCCATCTTCGGCGCCTTCGTGTTCGGGCTCACCGTGCCCAAGGACGGCGGGTTCGCCGGGCGCGTGACGGAGCGCGTGGAGGACCTGGTGTCGGAGCTGCTCTTACCATTGTACTTCGCGTCGAGCGGGCTCAAGACGGACGTGGCCACCATCCGCGGCGGCGGCGCGCTGGGCATCCTGGCGCTGATCATCGTGACGGCGTGCGCGGGGAAGATCATGGGCACGTTCGCTGTGGCCATGGCGTGCGggatgggcgccaaggaggccatcgTGCTCGGCGTGCTGATGAACACCAAGGGACTCGTCGAGCTCATCGTCCTCAACATCGGCAGGGAACGCAAG GTGCTGAATGAGGAGACGTTCGCGATCCTGGTGCTCATGGCGCTGGTGACCACCTTCATCACCACGCCCACCGTCATGGCCATCTACAAGCCGGCGCGCGCCACGGGTCACCGCCGCCGGCACCCGCGCAAGCTCCATGGTCCCACCTCGGCACCGTCCTCCCCGTCCTCCGCTGCTGGCGGTGCTGGCGGCGCCAACGCCATGGAACTGCGCGTGTTGGCGTGCATTCACGGCGGCCACGACGTGCCGGCGCTCATCAACCTCATCGAGACCATCCGGGGCCACACGCAGCCGCGCCGCCTCGTCAAGCTCTACATCCTCCGCATGGTCGAGCTCACGGAGCGCACCTCCTCCATCCTCATGGCCCGCGCCGCACGCCGCAACGGCCTCCCATTCCTCCGCCCGTACCGCCGCGGCGACGACCAGGTCGACGTCGCCTTCGGCACCTACGCTCAGCTCGGGCACGTCCACGTCCGCCCCATGACCGCCGTCTCGGCGCTCCACACCATGCATGACGACGTCGCTGCCGTCGCCGAGGACAAGCGCGTCTCCCTCATCGTCCTTCCCTTCCACAAGCGCCAGCACGCCGGCCACGGACACGgccacggcggcggcgacgaggtcGAGAACCTCGGGCCCGAGTGGCGCGCCGTGAACCGGAGGATCCTGCGCGAGGCGCCATGCTCTGTCGCCGTCCTCGTCGACCGCAGCTTTGGTGGTGGCGAGCAGGTGAGCTCCGAGCAGGTGGCACACGGCGTGTGTGTCCTGTTCTTTGGCGGGCCTGACGATCGGGAGGCCCTCGAGCTCGCCGGGAGGATGGCGGAGCACCCCGGCGTGCAGCTCACTGTGGTGCGCTTCCTCGACGGCAAGGCCGGCAGCGAGGAGCACGCAGAGGTCACGCTGCGCCCGACCGACGCCAGGAACGCCGAGAAGAGCTACACCTTCTCCACCGCCGTCGTCAACGGCCACAAGGAGAAG GAGCTGGACGAGGCGGCGGTGGCCGAGTTCCGGCTGAGGATGGGCGACGCGGTGCGCTTCGAGGAGCGCGTGGTCGCTGGCAACGTCGTCGAGGAGGTGGTGGCGATCGGCAAGAGCCGGGAGTACGGGCTGGTGGTGGCCGGCAGGGGGCGGTTGCCGTCGGCGATGGTGGCGGAGCTGGCTGTCCGCCCGGCAGAGCACCCGGAGCTGGGGCCGATCGGCGACACGCTCGCGTCGGCAGGGCACGGCGTGACGTCCTCGGTACTCGTGGTGCAGCAGCACGACGTGAACGCCGACGAGGTGCCCGTGTCCGTGGTCCAGATCGACGGGCACGCCCACGACGGCGAGCACGGCAAGGACGACGTGGAAGAGCCGTAG